The window CTGACCCTGGGCACGCTGACCGTCGGGACCCTGAGCGCCGAGCCCGGCACCAAGACCCGCGGCACCGTCCCCGCCGACCTCGGCACCCTCACCGTCGACATCCCGCTGACCCTGGTCAACGGCGCCCGGCCCGGCCCCCGCGTCGTCATCACGGCGGGCGTGCACGGCGGCGAGTTCACCGGCATCGACGCCGCCACCCGGCTCGCGGCCCTGCTGGAACCCGGCGAGGTGCGCGGCCAGATCGTCCTCTGCCCGGTCGCCAACCCCCCTGCCGTCTACCAGGGCCGACTCGGTGTCTCCCCGGTCGACGGCGTCAACATCAACCGCGTCTTCCCCGGCGACCCCGAGGGCGGCCCCACCGAGCGGCTCGCCGCCTGGCTCTTCACACACCTGCTGGACGGCGCCGAGGCCTACATCGACCTGCACTCCGGCGGCATCGACGAGGTCCTGCGCGACTTCGTCGGCTACCGCCTCACCGGCAACCCCGAACTCGACGCCAGGACCGCCGACATGGCCCACTCGGTCGGCATCGAGGACGTCATCCTCGGTCTGAACGCCGAGGGCGGCAACAGCCACGCTGCCGCCGCCCGCCAGGGCATCCCGGCGATCCTCGTCGAGACGGGCGACCTCGGCGAGCGGGACCCGGCCATCGCCCGCCGCTTGGTCGACGGCCTGTACGGAGTGCTGGCCCGGCTCGGTGTCCTGGAGTCGGAGACCCGGAACAGCACCGCCGTCCGCGAGTGGGTCTGGGTCGCGGGCGTCACCTCCGACGCCACCGGCCTCTGGTACCCCGAGTTCTCCCTCGGCGACGACGTGACCGAGGGCCAGGTCATCGGCCGTGTCATCGACCCCGCCGACGGCCGGGAGCACAAGATCCACACCCCCGCCTCCGGACGCGTCTTCTACGGGATGCACGGACTGACCGTCGCCCCCGGCACCGAACTCGCCGCCATCGCCGCACCCGCTCCCCGGGAACCGGCCCCCTGACCCCACCCCCCTGACGTACGCCCGCAGCTCCCCCCACAGCCCGCACCCCACAGATCGAGACCCCGCTACACGCCCCACCCCACGCTCCCCCTTTCCGCACAGCACATCCAGGAGGCCCCCGTGACGCATCGATTCGCGGCTCCGCCGCGTGGCACCCGGATCGACCGCAGAGTGTTCCTGCGCGGCGTCGGCTCGGTTGCCGCAGGCATCGCCGCCGCCGGCACGCTCAGCGCCTGCGGCACCGGCACCAGCCGCTCCGTCGGCAGCGGCTCCAAGAGCTCCAAGACGCTCGTCGTCCGCAACAGCGGCGGCTCCTACGGCGACGCCAACCAGCAGGCGATCTACGAGCCGTTCACCAAGGAGACCGGCATCCAGGTCAAGGTGGTGAACATCGAGTACGCCCAGATGCTCGCCCAGATCAAGCAGGGCCGCCCCGAGTTCGACGTCATCGACGACTCGATGGCCGACTTCGTGCTCTTCCAGCAGGAGGACGCCACCGAGGCCCTGGACTACGACCGGCTGAAGAACTTCAAGAAGGCCGGCGTCGCCAAGAACCTCGTCACCTCCAACGCCGTCGGCAAGAACTACTGGGCCAGCGTGATGGCGTACCGCACGGACTCCTTCGGCAAGAGCAAGCCCTCCTCCTGGGCCGACTTCTGGGACACCAAGGCCTTCCCAGGCAACCGCGCCCTCCAGGCCCTGGACGCCGACCTGCCCGAGCTGGAGTTCGCCCTCCTCGCCGACGGCGTGCCCCTCGACAAGCTCTACCCCCTCGACGTCGACCGTGCCTTCAAGGTCCTC of the Streptomyces koelreuteriae genome contains:
- a CDS encoding succinylglutamate desuccinylase/aspartoacylase family protein, with the protein product MTEKLTLGTLTVGTLSAEPGTKTRGTVPADLGTLTVDIPLTLVNGARPGPRVVITAGVHGGEFTGIDAATRLAALLEPGEVRGQIVLCPVANPPAVYQGRLGVSPVDGVNINRVFPGDPEGGPTERLAAWLFTHLLDGAEAYIDLHSGGIDEVLRDFVGYRLTGNPELDARTADMAHSVGIEDVILGLNAEGGNSHAAAARQGIPAILVETGDLGERDPAIARRLVDGLYGVLARLGVLESETRNSTAVREWVWVAGVTSDATGLWYPEFSLGDDVTEGQVIGRVIDPADGREHKIHTPASGRVFYGMHGLTVAPGTELAAIAAPAPREPAP
- a CDS encoding ABC transporter substrate-binding protein; this translates as MTHRFAAPPRGTRIDRRVFLRGVGSVAAGIAAAGTLSACGTGTSRSVGSGSKSSKTLVVRNSGGSYGDANQQAIYEPFTKETGIQVKVVNIEYAQMLAQIKQGRPEFDVIDDSMADFVLFQQEDATEALDYDRLKNFKKAGVAKNLVTSNAVGKNYWASVMAYRTDSFGKSKPSSWADFWDTKAFPGNRALQALDADLPELEFALLADGVPLDKLYPLDVDRAFKVLGEIKPHVRKFWDTGALPGVLLGRKEVDASSVWHGRLDALIKGGAPLAYQWNGARRQSNGLGIPKGAANLDAAYRLVDFSLRPEVQAAYAEIYPMAPSVPAAYKRLKPATAANLGSSPEHLKSGFDLDVEWWIKNQDAVSKRWQEWTHA